The proteins below come from a single Bombus fervidus isolate BK054 chromosome 15, iyBomFerv1, whole genome shotgun sequence genomic window:
- the LOC139995225 gene encoding transmembrane protein 184C, whose product MASICRRWRLWILPVLTCLYALLIIILVPILLANSIKNGFENQDQGALVGGAFVLLALPIAFYEIVQHMIYYTQPRLQKYIIRILWMVPIYAVNAWLGLVYPEGSIYVDSLRECYEAYVIYNFMMYLLAYLDADRQLEHRLEISPQVHHMFPLCCLPDWEMGREFVHMCKHGILQYTAVRPITTLISFICELNGVYGEGEFRTDVAFPYMIALNNLSQFVAMYCLVLFYRANAEALKPMKPIGKFLCIKAVVFFSFFQGVIVALLVYFDVISSIFKTNNMEDIRNISSKLQDFLICIEMFMAAVAHHYSFTYKPFVNLAQGQAWWDAFRAMWDVSDVHNDIKEHLGVVGSSLSRRIRGRSAYQQAWGSATERTSLLPEASVTTARSAPACSFSSYNTAEMEQNGADGPVELIPDVQDTSNAVKT is encoded by the exons ATGGCTTCTATTTGTCGTCGCTGGAGACTATGGATTTTACCAGTTTTAACTTGTCTCTATGCACTTCTGATCATTATTTTGGTTCCAATTCTCTTGGCCAATTCAATTAAGAATGGCTTTGAAAATCAGGATCAAGGAGCACTGGTGGGTGGTGCCTTTGTGCTACTTGCCTTGCCTATTGCTTTCTATGAAATTGTCCAACAcatgatatattatacacaacCTAGACTGCagaaatacattataag GATATTATGGATGGTACCAATTTATGCAGTGAATGCT TGGCTTGGTCTGGTTTATCCAGAAGGCAGCATATACGTTGACAGTTTGAGGGAGTGTTATGAGGCAtatgtaatatacaattttatgatGTATTTATTGGCCTACTTGGATGCTGATCGCCAACTGGAACACAGACTTGAAATTTCTCCTCAAGTACATCACATGTTCCCCCTGTGTTGTTTACCTGATTGGGAAATGGGCAGAGAATTTGTACATATGTGCAAACAtggaatattacaatatactGCAGTTAGGCCTATAACAACTTTGATATCTTT taTCTGTGAACTAAATGGAGTGTATGGAGAAGGTGAATTCAGAACAGACGTAGCTTTTCCATATATGATtgctttaaataatttatcacaATTTGTTGCCATGTATTGTTTGGTGCTTTTTTATCGCGCCAATGCGGAGGCTTTGAAACCAATGAAACCAATCGGGAAATTTTTGTGTATCAAAGCGGTTGTATTCTTCTCCTTCTT TCAAGGCGTGATAGTTGCATTGCTAGTGTATTTTGATGTGATATcaagtatttttaaaacgaataacatGGAAGATATCAGAAATATATCATCTAAGCTGCAGGACTTTTTAATCTGTATTGAAATGTTTATGGCTGCAGTGGCTCACCACTACAGTTTTACATACAAACCTTTTGTAAATCTAGCACAGGGTCAAGCATGGTGGGATGCATTCAG AGCAATGTGGGACGTCTCAGATGTCCACAACGACATCAAAGAACACCTTGGGGTAGTAGGATCTTCATTAAGCCGTAGGATACGTGGTCGAAGCGCTTATCAACAGGCCTGGGGGAGCGCGACAGAACGCACGTCCCTTCTTCCAGAAGCTTCAGTGACCACAGCCAGAAGTGCGCCAGCATGTTCCTTTTCTAGTTACAATACAGCGGAGATGGAGCAGAATGGTGCGGATGGTCCCGTTGAGCTAATTCCGGACGTGCAGGATACGAGTAACGCGGTGAAGACGTAA